The Capsicum annuum cultivar UCD-10X-F1 chromosome 1, UCD10Xv1.1, whole genome shotgun sequence sequence TCCCAAATTTCTCCCAGCTCCATTTTCCCTTACACCTTCAAACCAAAACACAACCTTCAAACTAGGTTTGTTTACtgttttttatccaaaaaaaataattttcttcaagtTTATTATTGATTTGTAGATTAAAAAGTATggggttttgattttttgttcATTCTTCAATTTTGTGTTGGATGATGgttctttttgtctaactgatacTGTGCGTCCATTTTCTACATACTTATGACTCCAGAATCCAAGTTGAGTaaaatttttcacatatttttttttggtcttAAGATGCTTTGCTattctataatttttgttttgtgaATTTGTTTTGTGTATTAGTTGCTAGAATCAGCTTGGTAATTGAATGCCACTATGATTTGTAGTAGCTAGCTATGATTCCAGATTTGCGCTGTCAAATTGAGTTCAGATTTATTTACAACACGATCATCTCTGAATTTATGATCTAGGTGGATGTGTGAATCCATTTTGTTTTAGCAATTTTACTGTCTTTCTACAACCATGTCAACATAATTTTAAGTTTGAATGGGTGAATTGGCAACTCCATTGGTGCACGTGGTGCAATTCTTTAGCGGTAGGAGAGTATAACTGATCATTTACCTCTACCTCTATGAGGTAGAAAAGTTATCTTTAATAGAAAAAGCTCTAAACACAAATAATCTTTATACCTGGGGATGCGAAACATTTGTTCAAGAACTACATCACTTtttagaacatgaaaaaaaattcatctatgcttgtaattcataaaattcatcatATATACTTTACTTCAGTTGGCATGTAGGAGATAAAAGAAAGGATTTCTACTTCCTCTAATTTCatttattcttaaaatttatCTTAGTCATGTGCTAGATTATTATCTATCTCAAGGCCACCTGAATAGCCATGGTCTCTGTCATGTATTTTTGTTATACTGAGCTTCCAGTTATCTATCTTGTGCATGTATGATATCACCATTCTAATCTCATATACAAAATTCCCTGGAGCTTCCCCTTCATCATTGCTAACTTTTATCAATCAAGCTTTAGGGGATATCTATATGACTCCACCTGCCTTCATAGTTGTCTAATGTTTACTTATTACTTCTATAGTTCCTTAAGTACAATAGTAGCCACAACATAAAATATGTTCTTGGATTTCTAATCATGCCTTCGATGTATCGTACAAACATCTGAATCTTATTCCTCCCTTACACTTATAAGTGGCATAAAATGGTCATCTAGCTAAGTGTTTACTAAAGTTTCCATGGGAAACTCAAGAAAAACTTGACAAATAATTAATGCACTTTAAATAGTACTCCAACAAAGGGGTCACTTGCTTATAACAAGTGCATAGCCATGCTTTGTATATACAACATGTTTTATCAGTGTAGTTCCCCTTTCCACTATTAATAATTTCCCTATTCATGAGCTTAATTTATTCTAGACTTTATCAATTATCTCTTTGTAATGCACATGCCTCCTTTTTCCATAGAACGCTGGAACCCTAAAATAAGTGAAAGGAAAATCCTTTCTTATGATAGTTGTCCCTGTCCATACCATATCAATGATGACCTATGTCGTCTGATCATGTAAGTATGTGGCATTCTTGTTTTTGTTGATCTTTCGTCCACTAACTTCTTCATACcccattaatatatttattaccaACTTTAATGATCTActattttttgttgatattttgccCACTAACTTCTTCATACCCAATTAATATGTTTATTACCAACTTcaatgatataatatatcatctGAATAGGCTAAATGATATAGGTCTGAATATATATACCAGAAACTATTTTTACGGCTTGAACTTGTGACCTCCTAATGAATATTACATCATAATAGATTTCTAATAATTGCTCTGCCCACACCAGAAAGCTCATGTACTGCAGTGTTCAAACCAGTAAGAGGTGAAATACTTCTTTTGAAATTCTCCTCACAATCCTGAGAAACTCCAAAACATCCAACCATACCATCTTCAGCAAATTTTAGGTTCCTTTTAGTCAAGGCTTCAATTGCTTCAGGCAAACTTACTGTCAAAATTACCTTATATGACAAAGCACACTCCTTTAAAGAAACTCTCCTTGCTTTTGGAGGACTCGAACTACGGAGCATTGAGATAATTTCTGATACCTGATTCGCCTTCGCTTTGATGGCATCCACCACGATCAGTGCTAGTGTTGTTATGTAACCGCTGGTGCTGCGCTTGTTGGACAACAAAGTTTTTATGAAAAGGTTGTAGTTTGGTGTGTTCTTGCATGTAGTTTCTActagattattgttgttatggtTGCTTGTTTTTAGTGTTGAATTCAGTAGCATGACTAGATATATCATCAAAGTGTTCACTTTGGAATTCAAAAAGGAGAAACTCAGCTTACTTTTCTCTAGATATTGTGAAAACTTAGGTTGCAAGTACACATTTTATATTTcccattcacttttac is a genomic window containing:
- the LOC107857156 gene encoding cell wall / vacuolar inhibitor of fructosidase 1-like, which produces MIYLVMLLNSTLKTSNHNNNNLVETTCKNTPNYNLFIKTLLSNKRSTSGYITTLALIVVDAIKAKANQVSEIISMLRSSSPPKARRVSLKECALSYKVILTVSLPEAIEALTKRNLKFAEDGMVGCFGVSQDCEENFKRSISPLTGLNTAVHELSGVGRAIIRNLL